A region of the Antedon mediterranea chromosome 4, ecAntMedi1.1, whole genome shotgun sequence genome:
ttaaaaaattaggtTTTTTCTCTTTCATCATAGATTATCATATGCAACAGAGCGCATCTCGGTTATTTTGTGCCTGATTTTCACTCAAATTTTAGTATAtgattgctcaattaattatctttctcatgagttgtcaagattttcattttgatggcgtaaaaacttgaataacttaggtcgtgtaatttcacctacacCATAtttttgaatatcttacagctcttcagaattaaaggtgaccttgatgattataatatattataaaagctgatatgtagatatgaattcatataaaaattaagcctatgggatgttgtgacgttatgaaatggccagttgaagttaaaagtagtttttttctctctttcctcaaatttatacaaatttcaaagagcgcgcagtGCCCTTATACGCGgcaaattttcttccaaatttttggctcaattcattatcttttaaaattgtgatcttcaagtttattttgacgtcatcataccaaaaaattagaacatggtGTGGTTCCCGTAATTTCACCCATGTTACACTGTATAtagttatactgtacagtacactGTACCGTATAGAGTATATATtctatgacacataataggcacCAATAAGCACCATATATGCATCCGGTAATAGGATtgcaaaatcaatattttgcgGTCATATTTAACGTatgtgcatgtttaaaaaaaaaataaatatcagtaaaattttaaaaatgatcagctataattcgtcaaagtgattTTTGTTTTAGGGTGACCCTACTATTGCAAGTAAACCAATGCGGGAACTTACACAACTCAACGATATATCACATTTCTGTATTGGTGCTTTACATGCTGCTGTTGAAAGTCTTGCAAAATTTGCAAAGAAACTTCCTGAATTTAGAATGCTTGATATAAACGATCAAGTAGCACTTTTGAAACATTCTGGGTTTGAACTTGCTATGATTGCAACCTCATCACGGTACACAGCTGATGGACTCTGGTTTCCAACTGATGGAGTGTATTTCAGACGTCAGGTGCTAGAAGATTTAGATGTCATGTTTTTCTCAACAAAATTTCGCTTTTTTGAGAAGATGAACAAGTTGAATTTAACAGATCGAGAGTTATCCTTATTCTGTGTACTAGCTCTTGCGGCACCTGGTAATTtgagtgtttttattttttttccaatatatatatatttttaattgtatggtTTACATACATACTACAGTTCACAGAGTTTGTTATAGGTTACTAACTTCATATTTAATTGGCTAGAATGTTTACATTTGATGCATGCTTTTGCTTGCTTGTTTGTTTGATTTAACCTTTGTCTAGAAGCCCATATACCTGATCTGCCATTCTACTTTAAACAAATCATATTCAATACAAAACACTGatattatgtaaacaaataCAACCTGCTTAAAGGTTACCTTGTTAGTTGGTATTCATAACAACAGTTATTTCTCATTAGCCTGGTGTTTTAGGTTAATATGCCCCATTTATTAATATGCTCCGTTCACTAGGATTTAGACAGCGATTTACctcaatatttgtaaaaaaaaaaaaaaaaatatcaattgaaatttttttggaattatcAATGATATAGAATCTAGCAATCAAATGGCAATGCTATGTCTGTTAAATCAATGATTACATTAATTTAGCAGACAATGGCATGGTGGCAGCAGATATAGTTTAACCAATGTGTTGATTCATTGATTGTGTACTCAGATCAGTATTGTTAATTACCTATTAACCAATTTACTGataacaattttctttttctctcCTTTGTTAGATCGAGACGATCTTGTAGAGAGAAACCGAGTTGAACAAATGCAAGAAACAATTTTGGAAGCTTTGCAATTAGAACTACGTCAAAACCACCCTGGCAACTCATTGGTTCTTCCGAGACTTTTAATAAAACTTGTAGATTTACGCGAGTTAGTTCCGGAGCATGTTGAGCAAGTTAGACAAATGATGTTGATGGATGATCCTAGATATACAGGCCCCACACCACTCATGAAAGAAATCTATGGCTTATGAcctattttaattttcaatttacattttgtatttggtttttctttcatttattcaGCTATTTTAATACCTGCTTGTTCCAATAATCAACcataatttttttgtatataaatcTGACAATTTAACTTTATATCAGAGGATTGAGTTCCAACAGTTAAAACTacaagttataaaatgtttccCTTAAACTTAGcatttgttaaagatgtattgtcccttgaaacacaaaaaatgaaaaaaaaatattctaaatttaaattggccatatcaaagtaatattaaagttattcactttaagtcgaaaatt
Encoded here:
- the LOC140047472 gene encoding peroxisome proliferator-activated receptor alpha-like isoform X1, with the translated sequence MSTALIMPGSHNFDNVDLPMKCRVCGDKASGFHYGVHSCEGCKGFFRRTHRMKLVYKQCPFYKSEPCKINVATRNKCQFCRFQKCLTVGMSHDASRFGRMPREERLKLMEELSQEENLATEEDKKKIELRSITDRIYEAFKEIWVERFAPLPTGRTTKFKIEEGDPTIASKPMRELTQLNDISHFCIGALHAAVESLAKFAKKLPEFRMLDINDQVALLKHSGFELAMIATSSRYTADGLWFPTDGVYFRRQVLEDLDVMFFSTKFRFFEKMNKLNLTDRELSLFCVLALAAPDRDDLVERNRVEQMQETILEALQLELRQNHPGNSLVLPRLLIKLVDLRELVPEHVEQVRQMMLMDDPRYTGPTPLMKEIYGL
- the LOC140047472 gene encoding peroxisome proliferator-activated receptor alpha-like isoform X2, producing the protein MDMMTILNASILNKLVEEASRFGRMPREERLKLMEELSQEENLATEEDKKKIELRSITDRIYEAFKEIWVERFAPLPTGRTTKFKIEEGDPTIASKPMRELTQLNDISHFCIGALHAAVESLAKFAKKLPEFRMLDINDQVALLKHSGFELAMIATSSRYTADGLWFPTDGVYFRRQVLEDLDVMFFSTKFRFFEKMNKLNLTDRELSLFCVLALAAPDRDDLVERNRVEQMQETILEALQLELRQNHPGNSLVLPRLLIKLVDLRELVPEHVEQVRQMMLMDDPRYTGPTPLMKEIYGL